The Gambusia affinis linkage group LG11, SWU_Gaff_1.0, whole genome shotgun sequence genome contains a region encoding:
- the LOC122840019 gene encoding bromodomain adjacent to zinc finger domain protein 2B isoform X5, with product MDSKLGLASSSPAPPSFQKGSPVATFSSAPPQPTSVKYSPAHSPEGSIPFTIFGQTHQTGDELSNMQSCPAFGLLTSSSNCSEFVHRGKTGLMTTPTNTQFKVFPKLWRPTEMDNCRAGAIFHPLLGLYPFSVPVFKTHDPAHPQLCTSGVDRWNTSSSNRNLNTSLLPLKEKEKTKINSSWSQNSLSERATKTILSTKEKGVINRPLETPRCNIRLSGSLSESSSEETSSDSDNMEKDDEDLSSDSDDSEKEIPVGHEVETQMDSVKKSSFVRPKDQIWNPELFLNPHFNGVVSTADQDAPLALITKPRIQTNSPSKRPFLAATSPPYHTPVNLSISSKKLSDTSALPSKSAPSGLVPGSVKAASVLHGGWRPAKTSSCLKPVDLTRNGGFDFHSSRGSEDSSGDIEDDEESSLNSGSSLSDSGSNPESDSAEDHGKESFKAESHTDANGSGALLNLQILKNLGVSATNLLHHHGNLPDPLTFATAGLKKKRRVTDERALQLPLKFGWERETRMRTVTGRLQGEVAYFAPCGKKLRQYPDVVKYLVRHGITEISRDNFSFSTKIKVGNFYEGREGPEGLQWFLMNEEDISSCIIAMNGQHSRQTKSKYQTANNVSAAQHRHPAYYSEPSLQDISDSKLLRKLEAQEIARQAAQIKMMRKLEKQAIAQATKEAKKQQALRAAEERRKKREEMKIHKQQEKIKRIQHIRMEKELRAQQVLEAKRKKKEAAANVKMLEAEKRNQEREIRKLQSFLQKHQERERRRQHRTLMKAVEARRKAEEKERLRKEKKAEKQLNKKKKLELRRLKQKKAKELMKPKEDMCLPDHKPLPELPCIPGLILPGKTFSDCLMVLQFIRNFGAVLNLGLNSNQITISDMQDGLLNIGNSLQKVQDLLVSMLSAAVCDPGIPAGCKCKTLLGDHLTNVEINQDNVSEILQIYMEAHSEQTEVAALAHSLETKAFQAHSPSDKAAILAFLVNELCCSKAVISQIDKNIDYMTNLRKDKWAVEGKLRKLRNIHAKKTDERHIGEGEENHTFSSVTVQNKGKRKSRSSEEEDEDSEDQGEDYDGQEEEMRRKMKKSETYGEEEADRHSTDITELETKIQKTCKLQSEISQKLFEASHSLRSMVVGEDRYRRRYWLLPHCGGLFVEGVENELEEVEKDGGRQKASVRVKEEQQEKISQPRTESVKIQAECQQNNDDDLLQKSFSKLGKLFEAVKMDQNSNIDAENTHPSEVSITEPYHSDCTLETDKTSASSTLSAVQLNNNCMTRSPQSILPDNQLSAVLTEKSSEWFSLLPRAPCDGSSLVSNISCPAFVSSSRLVRTESSSSLLPNTPRKKNKAGINRLHSADSQEAEGNREEDLCLADCNSVDKSETTEPLNNKPACASFSPLEVAKAQDYICPQPVPEEMLRGWWRISDAENLQSLVNSLHHRGIRERVLQKQIQKNMEHMSQIYANQKNAEFDTNDPGKQKISREIFEGWCVEQRAEEVDSNLLLQVEALEKNVISANLPIQGETRQERLPGFWMRRSNKLLDVAVIRLAELERNIERSNKVEVAPGMRQWHKALGKIRNSAQLSLCIQHLQKSVVWKQDVMKVQCQLCQKGDNDELLLLCDGCDKGCHTYCHNPKITVVPAGAWFCSSCESGQIPPSGKQQSQTAGGKHKSSEVKQNCKPSVKGELVSEEVASSNNMPKRGSKEFKKRKGEDSSEPRFDSLVSCAKRAKTPNSELAVCRVLLAELEAHQDAWPFLSPVKLKSVPGYRKVIKKPMDFFTIKEKLINNMYLNQENFITDVNLVFDNCQKFNEDDSEIGQAGHRMKRFFDKRWTELLH from the exons ATGGACTCCAAACTGGGGCTGGCCTCATCATCTCCTGCCCCACCTTCCTTTCAGAAGGGTTCTCCTGTAGCCACTTTCTCTTCTGCTCCACCTCAACCAACCTCAGTCAAGTACAGTCCAGCACACAGTCCTGAAGGCAGCATCCCTTTTACAATATTTG gtcaaaCTCACCAGACAGGAGATGAACTTTCAAATATGCAGAGCTGTCCTGCTTTTGGTCTTTTAACCTCAAGTTCAAATTGCTCTGAGTTTGTTCACCGAGGAAAAACGGGCTTGATGACGACACCTACAAACACACAATTCAAAGTATTTCCAA AGCTGTGGCGGCCTACTGAGATGGATAATTGCAGAGCAGGAGCCATCTTTCACCCTCTGCTGGGTCTGTATCCTTTCTCTGTACCAGTCTTCAAAACCCATGATCCTGCTCATCCACAACTTTGCACCTCAG GTGTGGACAGATGGAACACGTCCTCCTCAAACAGGAACTTGAACACCAGTCTATTACcacttaaagaaaaagagaaaactaaaatcaacTCAAGTTGGAGTCAAAATAGCCTTTCTGAGCGTGCGACCAAGACCATTCTCTCAACAAAGGAAAAG GGTGTCATAAATCGACCTCTAGAGACACCCAGGTGTAATATTCGCCTATCAGGATCCTTGTCAGAAAGCTCCAGCGAAGAAACCAGCAGTGATTCTGACAATATGGAGAAAGATGATGAGGATCTAAGCAGCGACAGCGATGACTCTGAAAAAGAGATCCCAGTTGGACACGAA gttGAAACTCAGATGGATTCTGTGAAGAAGTCTTCCTTTGTACGACCCAAGGACCAAATTTG GAACCCAGAGCTGTTCCTGAACCCCCACTTTAACGGAGTGGTCAGCACTGCAGATCAAGATGCACCTTTGGCTCTCATAACGAAACCTCGTATCCAGACCAACTCTCCAAGCAAAAGGCCGTTCTTGGCAGCAACCAGCCCTCCCTACCACACACCTGTCAACCTGAGCATTAGCAGCAAGAAGTTGTCAGACACATCTGCTTTGCCATCTAAATCTGCCCCATCAGGACTTGTTCCAGGATCAGTTAAGGCTGCTTCAGTTCTGCATGGAGGGTGGAGGCCAGCAAAAACCAGTTCCTGCCTAAAACCTGTAGACTTAACCAGAAACGGTGGGTTTGATTTCCACAGCAGCAGAGGCTCAGAGGACTCTTCAGGAGACATTGAGGATGATGAAGAGAGTAGTCTGAATTCTGGCAGTAGCCTTTCAG ACTCTGGGAGCAATCCTGAGAGTGACAGTGCTGAGGATCATGGGAAGGAGTCCTTTAAGGCAGAATCACATACTGATGCCAACGGAAGTGGTGCCCTGCTTAACCTGCAGATTCTGAAGAATTTAGGTGTATCAGCCACCAATTTACTCCACCACCATGGCAACCTCCCTGATCCTTTAACATTTGCAACAGCAG gtttaaagaagaaaaggagagtCACAGATGAGCGAGCTCTGCAATTACCCCTTAAGTTTGG ATGGGAGAGAGAGACCCGGATGAGAACTGTTACAGGTCGTCTGCAAGGGGAGGTGGCTTACTTTGCTCCGTGTGGGAAAAAGCTGCGTCAATATCCTGATGTAGTGAAG TACTTGGTCCGGCATGGAATAACAGAAATTTCCCGGGACAACTTCAGCTTTAGCACAAAAATTAAAGTTGGTAACTTCTATGAAGGTAGAGAAGGACCAGAG GGTTTACAGTGGTTCCTGATGAATGAGGAGGACATTTCTTCTTGTATCATAGCGATGAATGGACAGCACAGCCgacaaacaaaatccaaataCCAGACTGCAAACAATGTTTCTGCAGCCCAGCATCGTCATCCTGCATATTATAGTGAACCTTCTCTTCAAGATATTAGTGATTCAAAGTTATTACGGAAACTGGAAGCTCAAG AAATAGCTCGACAGGCAGCTCAGATAAAAATGATGCGAAAACTAGAAAAACAGGCCATAGCACAAGCCACCAAGGAGGCGAAAAAGCAACAAG CATTAAGGGCTGCTGAAGAGAGGcggaagaaaagagaggagatGAAGATTCATAAACaacaa GAGAAGATCAAGCGCATTCAGCATATTCGTATGGAGAAAGAACTCCGTGCACAGCAGGTTCTTGAG gcaaagagaaagaaaaaagaagctgcagccaatgtaaaaatgttggaagcagagaaaagaaaccaG GAGAGAGAGATCCGTAAACTTCAATCTTTCTTACAGAAGCACCAG GAGAGGGAGAGGCGCAGGCAGCACAGGACTCTCATGAAAGCTGTGGAGGCCCGGAGGAAAGCAGAG GAGAAAGAACGTCTgcgaaaagaaaagaaagcagagaaacaattaaacaagaagaagaaactggagCTCAGAagactgaagcagaaaaaagctAAGGAGCTAATGAAGCCAAAAGAAGACATGTGTTTACCAGATCATAAG CCTCTTCCAGAATTACCTTGTATACCTGGACTAATTTTACCGGGAAAAACATTCTCGGACTGCCTGATGGTGTTGCAGTTTATTCGTAACTTTGGGGCAGTTCTAAATCTCGGATTAAACTCAAACCAGATCACTATAAGTGACATGCAAGATGGGTTGCTCAACATTGGGAACAGTTTGCAGAAGGTGCAGGACCTGTTGGTGAGCATGCtgtctgcagctgtgtgtgatCCGGGCATACCAGCAGGCTGTAAG TGCAAAACCCTGTTGGGAGACCATTTGACTAATGTGGAGATCAACCAAGACAATGTGTCTGAGATCCTGCAAATCTACATGGAAGCCCATTCTGAACAGACAGAGGTGGCTGCTCTGGCCCACAGCCTTGAAACCAAGGCGTTCCAGGCTCACAGTCCGTCAGATAAGGCTGCTATCCTGGCATTCTTGGTTAACGAACTCTGCTGCAGTAAGGCTGTGATTAG CCAGATCGACAAAAATATAGATTATATGACCAACCTGAGGAAGGACAAGTGGGCAGTAGAGGGAAAGCTGCGCAA acTGAGGAACATTCACgcaaagaaaacagatgaaagacACATTGGTGAAGGAGAAGAGAACCATACCTTCAGCAGTGTCACTGTCCAGAACAAAGGTAAGAGGAAAAGCAGGAGCAGcgaagaagaggatgaagacAGCGAAGACCAAGGAGAGGATTATGATGGACAGGAGGAAGAAATGagaaggaaaatgaagaaatcGGAGACATATGGAGAGGAG GAAGCCGATAGACATTCAACAGACATTACCGAACTAGagacaaaaatccagaaaacatGCAAG tTGCAAAGTGAAATTAGTCAGAAGCTGTTTGAAGCATCTCACTCACTGCGCTCGATGGTTGTTGGTGAAGACCGATACAGGAGGCGTTACTGGCTCCTCCCACATTGTGGGGGCTTATTTGTTGAAGGAGTAGAGAATG agttggaggaggtggagaaagACGGGGGAAGACAGAAGGCTTCTGTCAGAGTAAAGGAGGAGCAACAGGAAAAGATCTCACAACCGAGGACAGAAAGTGTTAAAATCCAGGCAGAGTGCCAGCAGAACAATGATGACGATCTTCTCCAAAAGTCTTTTTCTAAGCTCGGCAAACTGTTTGAAGCAGTCAAAATGgatcaaaactcaaacattgATGCTGAGAACACCCATCCTAGTGAAGTTTCTATCACGGAGCCTTATCATTCCGATTGTACCCTGGAGACAGATAAAACGTCAGCTTCATCTACGCTCAGTGCTGTCCAACTCAACAATAACTGCATGACCCGCAGCCCTCAATCCATCCTGCCTGACAATCAGCTGTCTGCGGTATTGACTGAAAAAAGCAGTGAGTGGTTTAGCCTCCTGCCCCGCGCTCCTTGTGATGGCTCTTCTTTAGTCTCGAACATCAGTTGTCCAGCTTTCGTCTCCTCCTCACGACTTGTCAGGACCGAATCCTCCTCATCTCTCCTCCCAAATACcccaaggaaaaaaaacaaagctgggaTTAATAGACTACATTCAGCTGACTCTCAG GAAGCAGAGGGTAATCGAGAAGAGGACCTCTGTCTGGCAGATTGCAACTCTGTCGACAAGAGTGAAACCACAGAGCCTCTGAATAACAAGCCTGCTTGTGCGTCCTTTTCTCCTCTGGAAGTAGCCAAGGCTCAGGACTACATTTGTCCTCAGCCAGTTCCTGAAG AGATGCTGAGAGGCTGGTGGAGAATTTCAGATGCGGAGAACCTGCAGAGTCTGGTCAATTCTCTTCACCATCGGGGTATCAGAGAGAGGGTGCTGCAGAAACAGATCCAAAAAAATATGGAGCACATGAGCCAGATCTATGCCAACCAAAAAAATG CAGAATTTGATACAAACGACCCAGGAAAGCAGAAGATAAGCAGGGAGATTTTTGAAGGCTGGTGTGTTGAACAGCGGGCCGAAGAGGTGGACAGCAATCTGCTGCTGCAAGTAGAAGCTCTGGAGAAAAATGTAATATCTGCCAATTTACCCATTCAG ggaGAAACTCGACAGGAGAGACTTCCAGGCTTTTGGATGCGACGCTCCAACAAGCTTCTTGACGTAGCAGTCATCAGGCTTGCAGAGCTGGAGAGGAACATTGAGCGAAG CAACAAAGTGGAGGTTGCTCCTGGGATGAGACAGTGGCATAAAGCTCTCGGTAAAATCCGCAATTCAGCTCAGCTGTCTCTTTGCATTCAGCATCTGCAGAAATCTGTTGTTTGGAAACAAGACGTCATGAAAGTG cAGTGCCAGCTCTGTCAGAAAGGAGACAATGATGAACTTCTTTTACTATGTGATGGCTGTGACAAAGGCTGCCACACTTACTGCCATAATCCAAAGATAACCGTGGTACCTGCTGGAGCATGGTTTTGTTCTTCTTGT GAAAGTGGTCAAATCCCTCCCAGTGGGAAGCAACAAAGCCAAACAGCTGGAGGAAAGCATAAAAGCAGTGaggtaaaacaaaactgtaagcCATCTGTGAAGGGAGAGCTTGTCAGTGAGGAGGTTGCCAGCAGCAACAACATGCCAAAAAGAGGTTCCAAGGAGTTcaaaaagaggaaaggagaaGACAGCTCTGAGCCCAGGTTTGACAGCCTTGTCTCCTGTGCAAAAAGGGCCAAAACACCCAACAGTGAGCTGGCTGTGTGTCG AGTGCTGTTGGCCGAGCTGGAGGCCCATCAGGATGCGTGGCCCTTTCTGAGCCCAGTTAAGCTCAAGTCTGTCCCTGGATACAGAAAAGTCATCAAGAAACCAATGGACTTCTTTACTATTAAGGAAAAACTAATCAACAACAT GTATTTAAATCAGGAGAACTTCATTACTGATGTGAACCTGGTTTTTGATAACTGTCAAAAATTTAATGAAGACGACTCTGAAATTGGACAAGCCGGCCACAGGATGAAGAGATTTTTTGACAAACGATGGACCGAGTTACtgcattga
- the LOC122840019 gene encoding bromodomain adjacent to zinc finger domain protein 2B isoform X2 — MDSKLGLASSSPAPPSFQKGSPVATFSSAPPQPTSVKYSPAHSPEGSIPFTIFGQTHQTGDELSNMQSCPAFGLLTSSSNCSEFVHRGKTGLMTTPTNTQFKVFPKLWRPTEMDNCRAGAIFHPLLGLYPFSVPVFKTHDPAHPQLCTSGVDRWNTSSSNRNLNTSLLPLKEKEKTKINSSWSQNSLSERATKTILSTKEKGVINRPLETPRCNIRLSGSLSESSSEETSSDSDNMEKDDEDLSSDSDDSEKEIPVGHEVETQMDSVKKSSFVRPKDQIWNPELFLNPHFNGVVSTADQDAPLALITKPRIQTNSPSKRPFLAATSPPYHTPVNLSISSKKLSDTSALPSKSAPSGLVPGSVKAASVLHGGWRPAKTSSCLKPVDLTRNGGFDFHSSRGSEDSSGDIEDDEESSLNSGSSLSDSGSNPESDSAEDHGKESFKAESHTDANGSGALLNLQILKNLGVSATNLLHHHGNLPDPLTFATAGLKKKRRVTDERALQLPLKFGWERETRMRTVTGRLQGEVAYFAPCGKKLRQYPDVVKYLVRHGITEISRDNFSFSTKIKVGNFYEGREGPEGLQWFLMNEEDISSCIIAMNGQHSRQTKSKYQTANNVSAAQHRHPAYYSEPSLQDISDSKLLRKLEAQEIARQAAQIKMMRKLEKQAIAQATKEAKKQQALRAAEERRKKREEMKIHKQQEKIKRIQHIRMEKELRAQQVLEAKRKKKEAAANVKMLEAEKRNQEREIRKLQSFLQKHQERERRRQHRTLMKAVEARRKAEEKERLRKEKKAEKQLNKKKKLELRRLKQKKAKELMKPKEDMCLPDHKPLPELPCIPGLILPGKTFSDCLMVLQFIRNFGAVLNLGLNSNQITISDMQDGLLNIGNSLQKVQDLLVSMLSAAVCDPGIPAGCKCKTLLGDHLTNVEINQDNVSEILQIYMEAHSEQTEVAALAHSLETKAFQAHSPSDKAAILAFLVNELCCSKAVISQIDKNIDYMTNLRKDKWAVEGKLRKLRNIHAKKTDERHIGEGEENHTFSSVTVQNKGKRKSRSSEEEDEDSEDQGEDYDGQEEEMRRKMKKSETYGEEEADRHSTDITELETKIQKTCKLQSEISQKLFEASHSLRSMVVGEDRYRRRYWLLPHCGGLFVEGVENELEEVEKDGGRQKASVRVKEEQQEKISQPRTESVKIQAECQQNNDDDLLQKSFSKLGKLFEAVKMDQNSNIDAENTHPSEVSITEPYHSDCTLETDKTSASSTLSAVQLNNNCMTRSPQSILPDNQLSAVLTEKSSEWFSLLPRAPCDGSSLVSNISCPAFVSSSRLVRTESSSSLLPNTPRKKNKAGINRLHSADSQEAEGNREEDLCLADCNSVDKSETTEPLNNKPACASFSPLEVAKAQDYICPQPVPEEMLRGWWRISDAENLQSLVNSLHHRGIRERVLQKQIQKNMEHMSQIYANQKNEFDTNDPGKQKISREIFEGWCVEQRAEEVDSNLLLQVEALEKNVISANLPIQGWMPSEPKYNSDDLGYFEHKPFSSVSLENKKQGETRQERLPGFWMRRSNKLLDVAVIRLAELERNIERSNKVEVAPGMRQWHKALGKIRNSAQLSLCIQHLQKSVVWKQDVMKVQCQLCQKGDNDELLLLCDGCDKGCHTYCHNPKITVVPAGAWFCSSCESGQIPPSGKQQSQTAGGKHKSSEVKQNCKPSVKGELVSEEVASSNNMPKRGSKEFKKRKGEDSSEPRFDSLVSCAKRAKTPNSELAVCRVLLAELEAHQDAWPFLSPVKLKSVPGYRKVIKKPMDFFTIKEKLINNMYLNQENFITDVNLVFDNCQKFNEDDSEIGQAGHRMKRFFDKRWTELLH, encoded by the exons ATGGACTCCAAACTGGGGCTGGCCTCATCATCTCCTGCCCCACCTTCCTTTCAGAAGGGTTCTCCTGTAGCCACTTTCTCTTCTGCTCCACCTCAACCAACCTCAGTCAAGTACAGTCCAGCACACAGTCCTGAAGGCAGCATCCCTTTTACAATATTTG gtcaaaCTCACCAGACAGGAGATGAACTTTCAAATATGCAGAGCTGTCCTGCTTTTGGTCTTTTAACCTCAAGTTCAAATTGCTCTGAGTTTGTTCACCGAGGAAAAACGGGCTTGATGACGACACCTACAAACACACAATTCAAAGTATTTCCAA AGCTGTGGCGGCCTACTGAGATGGATAATTGCAGAGCAGGAGCCATCTTTCACCCTCTGCTGGGTCTGTATCCTTTCTCTGTACCAGTCTTCAAAACCCATGATCCTGCTCATCCACAACTTTGCACCTCAG GTGTGGACAGATGGAACACGTCCTCCTCAAACAGGAACTTGAACACCAGTCTATTACcacttaaagaaaaagagaaaactaaaatcaacTCAAGTTGGAGTCAAAATAGCCTTTCTGAGCGTGCGACCAAGACCATTCTCTCAACAAAGGAAAAG GGTGTCATAAATCGACCTCTAGAGACACCCAGGTGTAATATTCGCCTATCAGGATCCTTGTCAGAAAGCTCCAGCGAAGAAACCAGCAGTGATTCTGACAATATGGAGAAAGATGATGAGGATCTAAGCAGCGACAGCGATGACTCTGAAAAAGAGATCCCAGTTGGACACGAA gttGAAACTCAGATGGATTCTGTGAAGAAGTCTTCCTTTGTACGACCCAAGGACCAAATTTG GAACCCAGAGCTGTTCCTGAACCCCCACTTTAACGGAGTGGTCAGCACTGCAGATCAAGATGCACCTTTGGCTCTCATAACGAAACCTCGTATCCAGACCAACTCTCCAAGCAAAAGGCCGTTCTTGGCAGCAACCAGCCCTCCCTACCACACACCTGTCAACCTGAGCATTAGCAGCAAGAAGTTGTCAGACACATCTGCTTTGCCATCTAAATCTGCCCCATCAGGACTTGTTCCAGGATCAGTTAAGGCTGCTTCAGTTCTGCATGGAGGGTGGAGGCCAGCAAAAACCAGTTCCTGCCTAAAACCTGTAGACTTAACCAGAAACGGTGGGTTTGATTTCCACAGCAGCAGAGGCTCAGAGGACTCTTCAGGAGACATTGAGGATGATGAAGAGAGTAGTCTGAATTCTGGCAGTAGCCTTTCAG ACTCTGGGAGCAATCCTGAGAGTGACAGTGCTGAGGATCATGGGAAGGAGTCCTTTAAGGCAGAATCACATACTGATGCCAACGGAAGTGGTGCCCTGCTTAACCTGCAGATTCTGAAGAATTTAGGTGTATCAGCCACCAATTTACTCCACCACCATGGCAACCTCCCTGATCCTTTAACATTTGCAACAGCAG gtttaaagaagaaaaggagagtCACAGATGAGCGAGCTCTGCAATTACCCCTTAAGTTTGG ATGGGAGAGAGAGACCCGGATGAGAACTGTTACAGGTCGTCTGCAAGGGGAGGTGGCTTACTTTGCTCCGTGTGGGAAAAAGCTGCGTCAATATCCTGATGTAGTGAAG TACTTGGTCCGGCATGGAATAACAGAAATTTCCCGGGACAACTTCAGCTTTAGCACAAAAATTAAAGTTGGTAACTTCTATGAAGGTAGAGAAGGACCAGAG GGTTTACAGTGGTTCCTGATGAATGAGGAGGACATTTCTTCTTGTATCATAGCGATGAATGGACAGCACAGCCgacaaacaaaatccaaataCCAGACTGCAAACAATGTTTCTGCAGCCCAGCATCGTCATCCTGCATATTATAGTGAACCTTCTCTTCAAGATATTAGTGATTCAAAGTTATTACGGAAACTGGAAGCTCAAG AAATAGCTCGACAGGCAGCTCAGATAAAAATGATGCGAAAACTAGAAAAACAGGCCATAGCACAAGCCACCAAGGAGGCGAAAAAGCAACAAG CATTAAGGGCTGCTGAAGAGAGGcggaagaaaagagaggagatGAAGATTCATAAACaacaa GAGAAGATCAAGCGCATTCAGCATATTCGTATGGAGAAAGAACTCCGTGCACAGCAGGTTCTTGAG gcaaagagaaagaaaaaagaagctgcagccaatgtaaaaatgttggaagcagagaaaagaaaccaG GAGAGAGAGATCCGTAAACTTCAATCTTTCTTACAGAAGCACCAG GAGAGGGAGAGGCGCAGGCAGCACAGGACTCTCATGAAAGCTGTGGAGGCCCGGAGGAAAGCAGAG GAGAAAGAACGTCTgcgaaaagaaaagaaagcagagaaacaattaaacaagaagaagaaactggagCTCAGAagactgaagcagaaaaaagctAAGGAGCTAATGAAGCCAAAAGAAGACATGTGTTTACCAGATCATAAG CCTCTTCCAGAATTACCTTGTATACCTGGACTAATTTTACCGGGAAAAACATTCTCGGACTGCCTGATGGTGTTGCAGTTTATTCGTAACTTTGGGGCAGTTCTAAATCTCGGATTAAACTCAAACCAGATCACTATAAGTGACATGCAAGATGGGTTGCTCAACATTGGGAACAGTTTGCAGAAGGTGCAGGACCTGTTGGTGAGCATGCtgtctgcagctgtgtgtgatCCGGGCATACCAGCAGGCTGTAAG TGCAAAACCCTGTTGGGAGACCATTTGACTAATGTGGAGATCAACCAAGACAATGTGTCTGAGATCCTGCAAATCTACATGGAAGCCCATTCTGAACAGACAGAGGTGGCTGCTCTGGCCCACAGCCTTGAAACCAAGGCGTTCCAGGCTCACAGTCCGTCAGATAAGGCTGCTATCCTGGCATTCTTGGTTAACGAACTCTGCTGCAGTAAGGCTGTGATTAG CCAGATCGACAAAAATATAGATTATATGACCAACCTGAGGAAGGACAAGTGGGCAGTAGAGGGAAAGCTGCGCAA acTGAGGAACATTCACgcaaagaaaacagatgaaagacACATTGGTGAAGGAGAAGAGAACCATACCTTCAGCAGTGTCACTGTCCAGAACAAAGGTAAGAGGAAAAGCAGGAGCAGcgaagaagaggatgaagacAGCGAAGACCAAGGAGAGGATTATGATGGACAGGAGGAAGAAATGagaaggaaaatgaagaaatcGGAGACATATGGAGAGGAG GAAGCCGATAGACATTCAACAGACATTACCGAACTAGagacaaaaatccagaaaacatGCAAG tTGCAAAGTGAAATTAGTCAGAAGCTGTTTGAAGCATCTCACTCACTGCGCTCGATGGTTGTTGGTGAAGACCGATACAGGAGGCGTTACTGGCTCCTCCCACATTGTGGGGGCTTATTTGTTGAAGGAGTAGAGAATG agttggaggaggtggagaaagACGGGGGAAGACAGAAGGCTTCTGTCAGAGTAAAGGAGGAGCAACAGGAAAAGATCTCACAACCGAGGACAGAAAGTGTTAAAATCCAGGCAGAGTGCCAGCAGAACAATGATGACGATCTTCTCCAAAAGTCTTTTTCTAAGCTCGGCAAACTGTTTGAAGCAGTCAAAATGgatcaaaactcaaacattgATGCTGAGAACACCCATCCTAGTGAAGTTTCTATCACGGAGCCTTATCATTCCGATTGTACCCTGGAGACAGATAAAACGTCAGCTTCATCTACGCTCAGTGCTGTCCAACTCAACAATAACTGCATGACCCGCAGCCCTCAATCCATCCTGCCTGACAATCAGCTGTCTGCGGTATTGACTGAAAAAAGCAGTGAGTGGTTTAGCCTCCTGCCCCGCGCTCCTTGTGATGGCTCTTCTTTAGTCTCGAACATCAGTTGTCCAGCTTTCGTCTCCTCCTCACGACTTGTCAGGACCGAATCCTCCTCATCTCTCCTCCCAAATACcccaaggaaaaaaaacaaagctgggaTTAATAGACTACATTCAGCTGACTCTCAG GAAGCAGAGGGTAATCGAGAAGAGGACCTCTGTCTGGCAGATTGCAACTCTGTCGACAAGAGTGAAACCACAGAGCCTCTGAATAACAAGCCTGCTTGTGCGTCCTTTTCTCCTCTGGAAGTAGCCAAGGCTCAGGACTACATTTGTCCTCAGCCAGTTCCTGAAG AGATGCTGAGAGGCTGGTGGAGAATTTCAGATGCGGAGAACCTGCAGAGTCTGGTCAATTCTCTTCACCATCGGGGTATCAGAGAGAGGGTGCTGCAGAAACAGATCCAAAAAAATATGGAGCACATGAGCCAGATCTATGCCAACCAAAAAAATG AATTTGATACAAACGACCCAGGAAAGCAGAAGATAAGCAGGGAGATTTTTGAAGGCTGGTGTGTTGAACAGCGGGCCGAAGAGGTGGACAGCAATCTGCTGCTGCAAGTAGAAGCTCTGGAGAAAAATGTAATATCTGCCAATTTACCCATTCAG GGTTGGATGCCCAGTGAACCCAAGTACAACAGTGATGATCTGGGCTATTTTGAACACAAGcccttctcttctgtttctttggaaaacaaaaaacagggaGAAACTCGACAGGAGAGACTTCCAGGCTTTTGGATGCGACGCTCCAACAAGCTTCTTGACGTAGCAGTCATCAGGCTTGCAGAGCTGGAGAGGAACATTGAGCGAAG CAACAAAGTGGAGGTTGCTCCTGGGATGAGACAGTGGCATAAAGCTCTCGGTAAAATCCGCAATTCAGCTCAGCTGTCTCTTTGCATTCAGCATCTGCAGAAATCTGTTGTTTGGAAACAAGACGTCATGAAAGTG cAGTGCCAGCTCTGTCAGAAAGGAGACAATGATGAACTTCTTTTACTATGTGATGGCTGTGACAAAGGCTGCCACACTTACTGCCATAATCCAAAGATAACCGTGGTACCTGCTGGAGCATGGTTTTGTTCTTCTTGT GAAAGTGGTCAAATCCCTCCCAGTGGGAAGCAACAAAGCCAAACAGCTGGAGGAAAGCATAAAAGCAGTGaggtaaaacaaaactgtaagcCATCTGTGAAGGGAGAGCTTGTCAGTGAGGAGGTTGCCAGCAGCAACAACATGCCAAAAAGAGGTTCCAAGGAGTTcaaaaagaggaaaggagaaGACAGCTCTGAGCCCAGGTTTGACAGCCTTGTCTCCTGTGCAAAAAGGGCCAAAACACCCAACAGTGAGCTGGCTGTGTGTCG AGTGCTGTTGGCCGAGCTGGAGGCCCATCAGGATGCGTGGCCCTTTCTGAGCCCAGTTAAGCTCAAGTCTGTCCCTGGATACAGAAAAGTCATCAAGAAACCAATGGACTTCTTTACTATTAAGGAAAAACTAATCAACAACAT GTATTTAAATCAGGAGAACTTCATTACTGATGTGAACCTGGTTTTTGATAACTGTCAAAAATTTAATGAAGACGACTCTGAAATTGGACAAGCCGGCCACAGGATGAAGAGATTTTTTGACAAACGATGGACCGAGTTACtgcattga